In Candidatus Methylomirabilota bacterium, the genomic window CTCGCAGCTCTGCTCTTCGCGCTTGTTGCTCTTGCGGGATGTGCCAGTATCGTATCTGGTAGAACTCAAGAAGTCAGCTTCACTTCCAATCCAGAAGGAGCAACGGTAACGGTGAATGGGAGGATCATCGGAAAGACTCCTCTGACAGCCAACCTACAGAGGGAAAAAGGGCAATCGCTAGCCTTCTCAAAGGAAGGCTATAAGACGCTTTCAAGAGAATTCGAGACCGACCTTAACGGATGGTTTTGGGGCAACATCGTAATCGGAGGTCTCCCCGGATCGACAACCGATGGCATTACCGGGTCCATGTACAAGTATGCCCCGAGTCAATACATGGTGACACTTGAGCCCGATGGCACGAACCGGATTGACGGAAAGCCCACCCTCAGTGACCAGCAGAAGGCTAAGGAGTATATAGTCGTGGCGTACAAGAGTCTTCATGAGGAGCTCACAAAGAATGATAAGGGTGAGTATGTCCGTTCGCTCTTGAATATCCTTAAGATTCCTGACGCGCAGCAGGATGATGCCACCACCAAGATCCGTGCGCTTTCGGAGGCCTATAAAGATATCCCCGTTTTCGCCGACAGGGTCGTAGAGATGTACCTAAAATGATCCTTCCCAACGTCTTATTTGTGTGCCCTCTGGCCTCCCTGGTCACGGCGATCAAGAGGTCTCCGGCTGCGGCCTCGGCTCCGTTCATGTGAGCGGCCCATCCGCTTCCCTGACTCGTCTTGTCCCATACGTGTGACAAGAGTCCGAGGGTGGCGGTGTCCCACCAGCCGTGCCGTTGCCTGAAAGCTGGCCCACCCCTACTGAATGTCGACCTCCTTTTGCAAAGGTCTATACAGTGTGTTAGTCTTTCGATGGTCACGCCAAATATCACTGCAAGTTCCCGTGTCATTGCGAGGCGTAGCCGAAGCAATCTCATAGTTCTTGAGTACAACGACGGTGAGATTGCCGCGCTCCCGTTGGTCGCTCGCAATGACGAAGCCGGAGGGACATGTATGCCTGCGGGCGCTGCTGGCGCATGAGGTGCTGGGAGCAAAATATGAGCCAAGAATCGAAGCTGACCATCGAGGTGGTCTGTCCCTGCTGCCAGGCGAGGCTCACGGTTGACCCTGAACTGGGTGCCGTTCTGCACCATGAGCCGCCGCCGAAGGCGGAGACCGTCACGGATCTGAAGGCGGCCGTCGAGGAGCTGAAGGGTGAAGCTAGTCGGCGCGAAGCGCACTTTAGGGAGTCGATGGAGGCGGAGAAGGAGAAGGGGAAACTCCTGGAACGGAAGTTCAAAGAGCTGCTCAAGAAGGCGAAAGACGAACCGGTCACCCGGCCCACCCGGGACATCGACCTGGACTAGCCCCCGCCTGTGGTGAGCCTGACCGAACCACCCGCCGCAATGAAGCATCAAGACCTGCTCGGCCCACTCCTCAAGCACGTCAGCCGCTCATTCTATCTGACTCTCAAGGCGGTTCCCGGCGATCTGCAGCGACCGATCGGCCTGGCGTATCTGTTGGCCAGAGCGGCCGACACCATCGCCGATACCGCCCTCATCGGCCGCGCCGAACGTCTGAAGCACCTTGAACTCTTCCGGGATGCGATCCGGGAAGGAAGCGCCGAACGGCTCTCGCTTATCAAAGAGGCGCTGGTGGAACGGCAGCAGGATGCAGCCGAGCGGGAGTTGCTCACCCGCCTCGAGGAGGGGTTTGCTATCCTCGTTTCCCTCAATCCGCCCGATCAGGCAATGGTTCGAGATGTGGTCCTGACCCTGACGGAGGGGATGGTCATGGATCTCGCTACCTTCCCCGGTGAGGATGAGGGCCGCCTCGTCGCCCTGGAAACACGAGCCGATCTTGATCGGTACACCTACTATGTAGCGGGGTGCGTGGGGGAGTTTTGGACCGATATCCACCTGGCACATCGCCCCTCACTTACCGGATGGGATCGGGAGGTGATGAGGCGACGCGGGGTTCGGTTCGGGAAGGGGCTGCAGATGACCAACGTTCTGCGCGACATCCCGAAGGACCTCCGCATCGGCCGCTGTTACCTCCCCAAACAGGAGTTGGAAGCCCTAGGTCTTCAACCCGCCGATCTGCTCAACCCATCAGCGATTACCAAGGTCAGGCCGTTGCTGCACTCTCTCCTGGCGCTTGCCCTCGAGCACTACCAAGAGGGCTGGGCCTATACGTTGGCAATTCCACGACACGAGATCCGAATGCGCCTCGCCTGTATCTTACCCCTGTTCATCGGCCTCAAGACGCTGGCGCTGCTGGCGAGATCGCCGAATCTGCT contains:
- a CDS encoding farnesyl-diphosphate farnesyltransferase, whose translation is MVSLTEPPAAMKHQDLLGPLLKHVSRSFYLTLKAVPGDLQRPIGLAYLLARAADTIADTALIGRAERLKHLELFRDAIREGSAERLSLIKEALVERQQDAAERELLTRLEEGFAILVSLNPPDQAMVRDVVLTLTEGMVMDLATFPGEDEGRLVALETRADLDRYTYYVAGCVGEFWTDIHLAHRPSLTGWDREVMRRRGVRFGKGLQMTNVLRDIPKDLRIGRCYLPKQELEALGLQPADLLNPSAITKVRPLLHSLLALALEHYQEGWAYTLAIPRHEIRMRLACILPLFIGLKTLALLARSPNLLDPSVVIKIPRGAVYGIMARSLVRIGSDAALDRYYQRLWQDVSVAD
- a CDS encoding PEGA domain-containing protein, giving the protein MKEARLAALLFALVALAGCASIVSGRTQEVSFTSNPEGATVTVNGRIIGKTPLTANLQREKGQSLAFSKEGYKTLSREFETDLNGWFWGNIVIGGLPGSTTDGITGSMYKYAPSQYMVTLEPDGTNRIDGKPTLSDQQKAKEYIVVAYKSLHEELTKNDKGEYVRSLLNILKIPDAQQDDATTKIRALSEAYKDIPVFADRVVEMYLK